Proteins from a genomic interval of Methanohalophilus levihalophilus:
- a CDS encoding tetratricopeptide repeat protein, with product MDSETLYGKGLELMEKEKYKEASDNFDKAIEIDPKNTAIWLSKGTVLGILREYEDSLRAFSKAIELEPENANAWGNKGIALSNLGRYEEALQAFNRLIALKPENANAWGNKGFALEHLGRAEEALQAFNKVIAIEPRNADAWFNKGLTLANLERYEEALKALDQVTGLQPGNVDAWGNKGILLENIGKHEEALQVFNRIIRIEPQNVAAWFNKGFTLLNLERYEQALTAYNKVIEFEPENIAAWGNKGVVLSNLERYEDELEAYNRVIRIDPENYDALGNKGLALQNLQRYDEALETFNKLVELQPENVENLFNKGVVLENLERFEEELDVFETIIEIDSENVPAWFNKGIVLKNLERYDEEVRAFARVTELDPKNADAWGNKGVALRTLGRHVEALDAFSRVTELQPKNGTAWYNKGLTLLHLGKYEEALQAFNRQIEIDPKNADAWGNKGYVLKNLKRNEEALKAFDKLTEMQPGNADAWENKAYVLEDLGRHEEAVLAFDRLIEIQPENADAWENKGLALENLGRYEDALEAFDRLIRLQPENADAWERKGLTLENLGKYAEAVQAFDRLLEIQPGNDCAWFNKGVSLGSLGEHEKALESFDKLLEIYPDDVRAWGNKGIALGNLERYDDALVAFERLTELEPKNERAWFNKGIVLKNLERYDDQLEAFDRVIRINPSNEDAWENKAIALKKLGREKEELESFDRLLQINPNNEKAWENKVTLLGNQGDYEEQLKAVNKVIQINPENEKAWENKAEVLGTLGNREEALVTYEKLLEINPVNDDALENKVTLLEDLGDHEKALETAGKLIEIKPESEKAWENKASALGGLGKYEESLEAFDKLLEINPKNANGWSNKANVLLNLGKQDEALLAYDRQIEIKPEDEQAWENKAATLGDLKRYDEALQAYESVLQINPENQHGWESKAVILNNLEKYRDALQAYEKVLQLNSGNETAWKEKAYLLKRLGEQEQALQAFEKLLEFQPNNRKFWEEKASALQDLGKYERSLEAFDKIIEIEPENENAWENKAAILKNLDKDEEALEAFDKVIEFHPESENLWVDKASLLEKLQRNEEALTAYNELLQINPNNQNAWENKAYLLKKLEKYEDALEAYEKILVENAEKGNLWEDKAFILGKLERYEDALQAYDKLLKIDPNNQNAWESKASILKNLDRDEESIEVLEKLIGFHPEKESLWNEKASVLEKLGRHEEELQAYNSLIGINPENQEAWSNKAFLLNDLEKHEDALAAFSKLIEFQPENIEAWENKANILKNLEKHEEALEAFEKILSAKPKDKNLWEDKANILEKLERHEDALQAYDKLLNLDPDNEGTWENKASILKNLGKHKESLVALGKLIEFHPKKESLWEDKASALEELKQFEEAVKAYDEVVQINNKNHHAWENKATLLLNLKKHEEALQAFDVFLKLQPKNAKAWENKAIILQLLGKDSESLEAFDELSRLQPDNRLAWENKFTLLRNLGKNEEALVAINKLIELNPENESSWVSKATILNELKKYKEAVTAYDKILEINPKNEFAWFDKGIVQRKLNQNKEALEAFEKVTALAPENEEAWFNSALVLQDLKKSKEALETYDKVLEINPKRTEAWFNKGVLYEGLKNFENAILAYDKVTDDIPDNEIAWINKANSLNSLGKPEKAIHAYDRVTEINPENEKAWYNKGILSRGLEKYEEELQAFTRVLQINPKNSQAWENKAFVAGSLGKFKEALEAYEKVIEANPGNPDFWFNKGIILDNLDKYKEAAEAFTKVTGIQPKNPDAWFNRGLALGNLGRFKEAVEAFDRVTKIQPENVDAWFNKGLAMGNQKKTKKDWKASPKLLKQS from the coding sequence ATGGACTCCGAAACTTTGTATGGCAAAGGCCTCGAACTGATGGAGAAAGAAAAATACAAAGAGGCTTCAGACAATTTTGACAAAGCTATAGAAATTGATCCAAAAAACACAGCTATATGGCTTAGCAAAGGGACTGTGCTTGGAATATTGAGAGAATATGAAGACTCATTAAGGGCATTCAGCAAAGCCATAGAGCTTGAGCCTGAAAATGCCAATGCATGGGGAAACAAAGGAATTGCATTGAGCAACCTTGGCCGATACGAAGAAGCACTACAGGCGTTTAACAGACTTATAGCCCTGAAGCCAGAAAATGCCAATGCATGGGGAAATAAGGGTTTTGCGCTGGAACATCTTGGAAGAGCCGAGGAAGCATTGCAGGCTTTCAATAAGGTCATTGCAATAGAGCCCAGAAATGCAGATGCATGGTTTAATAAAGGACTCACTCTGGCAAATCTCGAACGGTATGAAGAAGCCCTGAAAGCCCTGGATCAGGTAACTGGACTGCAACCCGGAAATGTCGATGCATGGGGAAACAAGGGAATTCTGCTGGAAAACATTGGGAAACATGAGGAAGCCCTGCAGGTTTTTAATAGAATTATCAGGATTGAACCCCAGAATGTGGCTGCATGGTTCAATAAAGGATTTACCCTTCTGAATCTGGAAAGGTACGAGCAGGCACTAACAGCTTACAACAAGGTCATTGAATTCGAGCCTGAAAACATAGCAGCATGGGGAAACAAAGGAGTTGTCCTGAGCAATCTGGAAAGATATGAAGATGAGTTGGAAGCCTATAACAGAGTAATCAGGATTGACCCGGAAAATTATGACGCTCTTGGCAATAAAGGGCTGGCACTCCAGAATTTGCAAAGGTACGATGAAGCCCTTGAAACATTCAACAAACTGGTAGAACTGCAACCTGAAAATGTTGAAAATTTGTTCAACAAAGGAGTTGTGCTTGAGAATCTGGAACGTTTTGAAGAAGAACTGGACGTCTTCGAAACAATTATTGAAATCGATTCGGAAAATGTACCGGCGTGGTTTAACAAGGGAATCGTGCTGAAAAACCTCGAAAGATATGATGAAGAAGTACGGGCTTTTGCGAGAGTTACTGAACTTGACCCTAAAAATGCAGATGCATGGGGAAATAAAGGTGTTGCACTAAGGACTCTCGGAAGACATGTTGAAGCTCTTGACGCTTTTAGTCGCGTTACTGAACTCCAGCCGAAAAACGGGACTGCTTGGTATAATAAAGGACTTACCCTGCTGCACCTCGGAAAATATGAAGAGGCTCTGCAGGCTTTCAACAGGCAAATTGAAATTGATCCAAAGAATGCGGATGCATGGGGAAATAAAGGCTATGTCCTGAAAAACCTGAAGAGGAATGAAGAGGCCTTAAAAGCATTTGACAAACTTACAGAAATGCAGCCGGGAAATGCAGATGCATGGGAAAATAAGGCATATGTTCTCGAAGATCTTGGGAGACATGAAGAAGCGGTCCTTGCTTTCGACAGGTTGATTGAAATACAACCGGAAAATGCGGATGCATGGGAAAATAAAGGACTGGCACTGGAAAACCTTGGAAGATACGAAGATGCACTAGAGGCTTTTGACAGGCTGATTCGATTACAACCGGAAAATGCGGATGCATGGGAAAGGAAAGGTTTGACGCTGGAAAACCTGGGAAAATATGCAGAAGCAGTGCAGGCATTTGACAGACTTCTTGAAATACAACCCGGGAATGACTGTGCATGGTTCAACAAAGGGGTTTCACTTGGAAGCCTTGGAGAACATGAAAAAGCATTGGAATCATTTGATAAGCTGCTGGAAATCTACCCTGATGATGTGCGGGCATGGGGAAATAAAGGAATTGCCCTGGGGAACCTTGAAAGGTATGATGATGCCCTTGTCGCATTTGAAAGGCTGACAGAGCTTGAGCCTAAAAACGAGAGAGCGTGGTTCAATAAAGGAATTGTCCTGAAAAACCTTGAACGCTACGATGACCAGCTGGAAGCTTTTGATCGAGTGATCCGGATTAACCCCTCAAATGAGGATGCATGGGAAAACAAAGCCATCGCTCTGAAAAAACTGGGAAGGGAAAAGGAAGAGCTGGAATCATTTGACAGATTATTGCAGATAAACCCCAACAACGAAAAAGCATGGGAGAACAAGGTCACACTCCTTGGTAATCAAGGTGATTACGAAGAGCAGCTAAAGGCAGTGAATAAGGTAATCCAGATTAACCCTGAGAATGAGAAGGCATGGGAAAACAAAGCCGAAGTACTGGGAACCCTGGGCAATCGTGAAGAAGCCCTGGTCACATACGAAAAGCTGCTGGAAATTAATCCTGTAAATGACGACGCATTGGAGAACAAAGTCACCCTGCTTGAAGATCTTGGCGACCATGAAAAAGCACTGGAGACAGCCGGAAAACTAATTGAGATTAAGCCTGAAAGCGAGAAGGCGTGGGAAAACAAAGCCTCTGCGCTCGGTGGGCTGGGCAAATACGAGGAATCGCTGGAAGCATTTGACAAATTGCTGGAGATTAATCCGAAAAATGCGAATGGATGGAGCAACAAGGCAAATGTTTTGCTAAACCTTGGAAAACAGGATGAAGCGTTGCTTGCATATGACAGGCAAATCGAAATCAAACCAGAAGATGAACAGGCCTGGGAAAATAAAGCTGCAACATTGGGAGATCTCAAGAGATACGATGAGGCATTGCAGGCATATGAGAGTGTTTTGCAGATAAATCCGGAAAACCAGCATGGGTGGGAGAGCAAAGCAGTTATCCTGAATAATCTTGAGAAATACCGGGATGCATTGCAAGCATATGAAAAAGTATTGCAGCTAAATTCCGGTAATGAAACCGCATGGAAGGAGAAGGCTTATCTCCTGAAAAGGCTGGGTGAGCAGGAACAAGCCCTGCAGGCATTTGAAAAACTTCTTGAATTCCAGCCGAATAACAGGAAGTTCTGGGAAGAGAAAGCAAGTGCATTGCAAGATCTCGGAAAGTATGAAAGATCACTGGAAGCATTTGATAAAATAATTGAAATCGAGCCTGAAAATGAAAACGCATGGGAAAACAAGGCCGCGATTTTGAAAAATCTGGATAAGGATGAGGAAGCGCTGGAGGCTTTTGACAAGGTTATTGAATTCCACCCTGAAAGCGAGAACTTGTGGGTAGATAAAGCCAGTCTTCTGGAAAAGTTGCAGAGGAATGAAGAAGCTCTTACTGCATATAACGAGCTTTTACAAATTAATCCGAATAATCAGAATGCATGGGAGAACAAGGCTTACCTGCTGAAAAAGCTTGAAAAATATGAAGATGCGCTGGAAGCTTATGAAAAGATCCTCGTGGAGAATGCGGAAAAGGGTAACCTCTGGGAAGATAAAGCATTCATATTAGGAAAACTGGAAAGATATGAAGATGCACTGCAGGCATATGATAAACTGCTGAAAATTGACCCTAATAACCAGAATGCATGGGAAAGTAAAGCTTCCATATTGAAAAACCTTGATCGTGATGAAGAATCTATAGAAGTGCTTGAGAAACTTATTGGATTCCATCCCGAGAAGGAAAGTCTGTGGAATGAAAAAGCTTCTGTGCTGGAAAAACTGGGCAGGCATGAAGAAGAACTGCAGGCATACAATTCACTTATAGGCATTAATCCGGAAAATCAGGAAGCATGGTCCAATAAGGCATTCCTGTTGAATGATCTTGAAAAGCACGAAGATGCATTAGCAGCTTTTAGCAAGCTCATTGAATTCCAGCCAGAAAATATAGAGGCCTGGGAAAATAAGGCAAACATACTGAAAAATCTGGAAAAACATGAGGAAGCACTGGAAGCATTTGAAAAGATTCTCAGTGCCAAACCCAAAGACAAGAACCTGTGGGAAGATAAGGCAAACATACTGGAGAAGCTTGAAAGGCACGAAGATGCACTGCAGGCTTATGACAAGCTGTTGAACCTTGATCCTGATAATGAAGGCACATGGGAAAATAAAGCTTCCATATTGAAAAACCTGGGCAAGCATAAGGAATCACTTGTTGCCCTTGGAAAGCTAATTGAATTCCACCCGAAAAAGGAAAGTCTCTGGGAGGACAAGGCATCAGCTTTGGAAGAGCTAAAACAGTTTGAAGAAGCTGTCAAAGCATATGATGAAGTTGTCCAGATAAATAATAAAAACCATCATGCATGGGAAAACAAGGCAACGCTATTACTCAATCTTAAAAAGCATGAAGAAGCCCTGCAAGCGTTTGACGTATTTTTGAAGTTGCAGCCAAAGAATGCAAAAGCCTGGGAAAACAAAGCCATTATCCTGCAACTTTTAGGAAAAGACAGTGAATCACTTGAAGCCTTTGACGAACTCAGCCGCCTCCAGCCAGATAACAGGCTCGCATGGGAAAATAAGTTTACGTTGCTGAGAAACCTTGGCAAAAATGAAGAAGCACTCGTAGCAATTAACAAACTCATTGAGCTAAATCCTGAAAACGAAAGTTCATGGGTTAGCAAGGCTACAATTTTAAACGAGCTGAAAAAATACAAGGAAGCAGTCACAGCTTACGATAAGATTCTGGAGATAAATCCGAAAAATGAATTTGCATGGTTTGATAAGGGAATTGTCCAGAGGAAACTGAATCAAAATAAGGAAGCATTGGAAGCATTTGAGAAAGTTACCGCACTAGCCCCTGAGAACGAAGAAGCATGGTTTAACAGCGCACTGGTTTTGCAGGATCTTAAGAAATCCAAAGAAGCTCTGGAAACATACGATAAAGTGCTGGAAATTAATCCGAAGAGGACTGAGGCCTGGTTTAACAAGGGTGTGCTGTACGAAGGGCTTAAAAACTTCGAAAATGCAATTCTCGCATACGATAAAGTCACAGATGACATACCTGATAATGAAATAGCCTGGATTAACAAGGCCAATTCACTAAACTCCCTTGGCAAACCGGAAAAAGCTATTCATGCTTATGACAGGGTGACGGAAATTAACCCTGAGAACGAAAAGGCATGGTATAATAAAGGAATTCTTTCAAGGGGCCTGGAAAAGTATGAGGAAGAATTACAGGCATTTACAAGAGTTCTCCAGATAAACCCAAAGAACAGCCAGGCATGGGAAAATAAAGCTTTTGTGGCGGGAAGCCTGGGAAAATTCAAAGAAGCACTGGAAGCTTATGAAAAAGTCATTGAAGCAAACCCCGGAAATCCGGACTTCTGGTTTAACAAGGGCATCATACTGGACAATCTGGATAAATATAAAGAAGCAGCAGAAGCTTTCACGAAGGTGACCGGTATCCAGCCAAAAAACCCTGACGCATGGTTCAACAGAGGACTCGCATTGGGTAATCTGGGTAGATTCAAGGAAGCCGTTGAAGCATTTGACAGGGTAACCAAAATTCAGCCTGAAAATGTTGATGCATGGTTCAATAAAGGACTGGCGATGGGCAACCAGAAGAAGACAAAGAAAGACTGGAAAGCTTCGCCAAAGTTATTGAAGCAATCATAA
- a CDS encoding sulfide/dihydroorotate dehydrogenase-like FAD/NAD-binding protein, with translation MPYRILEKRELVPNTYLMKIEAQDVAKAAKAGQFIILRIDESGERIPLTIADYDPDEGHVTIIFQTMGKTTKQLSKMSEGESIEDFVGPLGTPSEVEKLGTIILVGGGVGIAPVYPQARAYREAGNHVISIIGARSADLLILEDEMAADSDELYIATDDGSKGHHGFVTDIVKEILDSGRDIARIVVIGPPIMMKVAAGVIKPYGVETLVSLNPIMIDGTGMCGGCRVSVGGETKFACVDGPEFDASKVDFDLLMSRLSLYRSDEQECSEDYERRCSEEECKCQ, from the coding sequence ATGCCTTACAGGATACTCGAGAAGCGTGAACTTGTTCCAAATACATATCTCATGAAAATTGAGGCCCAGGACGTAGCAAAGGCTGCAAAGGCCGGGCAATTTATTATTCTTCGCATAGATGAAAGCGGGGAACGCATTCCTCTTACAATTGCGGACTATGATCCGGATGAAGGACATGTAACCATTATTTTCCAGACAATGGGAAAAACAACAAAACAGCTTTCAAAGATGTCCGAAGGCGAATCAATTGAAGACTTTGTGGGTCCTCTCGGAACTCCATCTGAAGTCGAAAAACTGGGCACCATTATCCTTGTTGGGGGTGGTGTAGGTATTGCTCCTGTCTATCCGCAGGCCAGGGCTTACAGGGAAGCAGGGAATCACGTAATTTCAATTATAGGTGCTCGCAGTGCAGATCTTTTGATTCTCGAGGATGAGATGGCTGCTGACAGCGATGAACTGTACATTGCGACTGACGATGGAAGTAAAGGCCATCACGGCTTTGTAACCGATATTGTAAAAGAAATTCTTGACAGTGGCAGGGATATTGCAAGGATTGTTGTTATTGGCCCTCCTATCATGATGAAGGTTGCAGCAGGTGTTATCAAGCCCTATGGTGTTGAGACCCTTGTCAGCCTGAACCCGATAATGATTGATGGAACCGGAATGTGTGGCGGATGTCGTGTTTCCGTTGGTGGGGAAACCAAATTTGCATGTGTTGACGGTCCTGAATTTGATGCTTCAAAGGTTGATTTTGATCTTTTAATGAGTCGCTTATCCCTTTATCGCTCTGATGAACAGGAATGCTCAGAAGACTATGAACGCAGATGCAGTGAGGAGGAGTGCAAATGTCAGTAA
- the gltA gene encoding NADPH-dependent glutamate synthase, translating into MSVKQKMAEQKPEERIKNFDEVALGYTAQEAALEAGRCLECRKPKCVEGCPVNIDIPGFISQIKLGKLDEAVRVLKDSNALPAVCGRVCPQEEQCEMLCILGKKGEPVAIGRLERYCADYEREKEVAIPEKPDPTGKKVAVVGSGPAGLTAAADLAKAGHAVTIFEALHETGGVLVYGIPEFRLPKAIVKEEVEYIKHLGVDVKVDYVIGRIKTLDDLKEEFDAVFIGTGAGLPKFMGIEGENLNGVYSANEFLTRVNLMKAYKFPDYDTPIKQGHHVVVVGGGNVAMDAARSALRLGADEVSIVYRRSDDEMPARREEIEHAKEEGIVFRLLTNPTRILGGDNNEVVGVECIKMELGEPDDSGRRRPVAVEGSEYVVDADIVVMAIGTSPNPVIFAGSEGLETSSWGTIIVNEETMMTSVEGVCAGGDAVTGAATVISAMGAGKQAAATINKYLVEGKSTKD; encoded by the coding sequence ATGTCAGTAAAACAGAAAATGGCTGAGCAAAAACCAGAAGAGCGTATAAAGAACTTTGATGAGGTAGCTCTCGGATACACAGCTCAAGAAGCAGCTCTTGAAGCTGGCAGATGCCTCGAATGCAGGAAACCAAAATGTGTAGAGGGCTGTCCGGTAAATATTGACATTCCCGGATTCATATCACAAATAAAACTTGGTAAGCTTGATGAAGCCGTAAGGGTTCTCAAAGATTCCAATGCTCTCCCCGCAGTTTGCGGTCGTGTCTGCCCACAGGAAGAGCAGTGTGAGATGCTTTGCATACTTGGCAAGAAAGGTGAACCTGTAGCTATTGGTCGTCTTGAGCGCTACTGCGCAGATTATGAAAGGGAAAAGGAAGTTGCTATTCCTGAAAAACCCGACCCCACCGGGAAAAAAGTTGCGGTTGTAGGTTCCGGTCCAGCAGGTTTAACTGCAGCTGCCGACCTTGCAAAAGCAGGTCATGCAGTGACGATATTCGAGGCCCTCCATGAAACCGGCGGAGTGCTTGTTTATGGTATTCCGGAATTCCGTCTCCCAAAGGCAATCGTGAAGGAAGAAGTTGAGTACATCAAGCATCTTGGCGTCGATGTTAAAGTTGATTACGTAATTGGAAGGATAAAGACCCTTGATGACCTGAAAGAAGAATTTGATGCGGTCTTTATCGGAACAGGTGCAGGTCTTCCAAAATTCATGGGAATTGAAGGTGAGAATCTCAATGGTGTTTACTCAGCAAACGAGTTCCTCACAAGGGTCAACCTCATGAAAGCCTACAAGTTCCCTGATTATGATACGCCTATCAAGCAGGGACACCATGTTGTGGTAGTAGGTGGCGGTAATGTCGCTATGGATGCTGCCCGTAGTGCTCTCAGGCTTGGCGCAGACGAGGTTTCAATTGTCTACCGCAGAAGTGACGATGAAATGCCTGCCCGCCGTGAGGAAATCGAGCATGCAAAGGAAGAAGGCATTGTTTTCAGGCTTTTAACAAACCCAACCCGTATTCTTGGTGGAGACAACAATGAAGTTGTAGGTGTTGAGTGCATCAAGATGGAGCTAGGAGAACCTGATGATTCAGGCCGAAGGCGTCCTGTTGCAGTTGAAGGCAGTGAATATGTTGTTGACGCAGATATCGTGGTAATGGCCATAGGCACTTCCCCGAATCCTGTCATTTTCGCAGGTTCCGAAGGTCTTGAAACCTCCTCTTGGGGTACTATCATAGTTAATGAGGAAACCATGATGACATCTGTCGAAGGTGTCTGTGCAGGTGGTGACGCTGTAACCGGTGCTGCTACCGTCATCAGCGCAATGGGTGCCGGCAAACAGGCTGCAGCAACGATTAACAAGTATCTTGTTGAAGGGAAATCCACAAAGGATTAA
- a CDS encoding phosphoadenosine phosphosulfate reductase domain-containing protein, translating to MAKQPKRSSFSLVSASSKPSGSSHGRKMQKKSSHSRKSGEKSGNVIYWCKTCNVPLIGKKCHICEGFGDEVPLGQPGDVRFCSPYERDVLSDLLLRDYNCSPFWKRVILLNKVPGDDRNDEVIVDGYRVGFLYFDLLENDYFFEPTPEGASIISNFTTKRYVELHPTKKRVGGKKLRLEAIDSYSDDFRKNSPVLLFMGSKVGVGIALEDPEKFETSTSHVLKVKGFVKGKLELNRKIPSMEKVIQANFPDLEKIESEAIRDIRDVAGKEKYRKLPVTVSFSGGKDSLVALSLAMDALSTKRLEAFFVNTGLEFPETEKFVHDFCNQYGISLTEEKAEGAFWENVDKFGPPGKDFRWCCKVCKLGPANAVMKKCGQKNELCLTIDGKRKYESFSRSKTKATEMNPFVQGQLNIFPLRNWRAFEVWLYIYWKKLPYNPLYDMGFERVGCYLCPSSLASEFKRLKELHPDLYSRWYNHLLEWAKSKGLSDSYIDYGFWRWKELPAKMQLLAEKMTMSTSADEVGNEFSIDIASGYSPCKDGSYSMELAVSGVSLHEAASVLKVLGDVVFAGELGIGLLKTKDATLKFFRSGNVKITGRSKKDVEKLYYRATKQLLRIAKCTGCGVCIHACPVDAIAVGKDGKIELGDSCTHCGKCTDSCVVIRYSRESFPDPGNI from the coding sequence ATGGCCAAACAACCAAAGAGGAGTTCATTCTCCCTTGTTTCAGCATCTTCGAAGCCTTCCGGGTCTTCTCACGGGAGAAAGATGCAGAAAAAATCATCTCACTCCAGGAAATCCGGTGAGAAATCAGGGAACGTAATCTATTGGTGTAAGACCTGCAATGTTCCTCTGATCGGGAAAAAATGTCATATATGCGAGGGTTTTGGAGACGAAGTCCCACTTGGTCAGCCAGGAGATGTGCGCTTTTGCTCCCCTTATGAACGCGATGTTCTCAGCGATTTGTTGTTGCGTGACTATAACTGCAGCCCATTTTGGAAACGTGTCATTCTGCTTAACAAAGTTCCGGGTGATGATCGTAACGATGAGGTAATAGTGGATGGCTATCGCGTTGGTTTTCTCTATTTTGACTTGCTCGAAAATGATTATTTTTTCGAACCGACTCCCGAAGGGGCTTCTATTATCTCAAATTTCACCACCAAAAGGTATGTTGAACTACATCCAACAAAAAAGAGGGTTGGCGGAAAGAAACTCCGATTGGAGGCAATCGACTCCTATTCCGATGATTTCCGCAAGAATTCTCCTGTTCTTTTGTTCATGGGTTCAAAAGTGGGTGTGGGAATCGCGCTTGAAGACCCTGAAAAATTTGAAACTTCAACATCACATGTACTGAAAGTGAAAGGTTTTGTAAAGGGCAAACTTGAATTAAACCGTAAAATTCCTTCAATGGAAAAAGTTATTCAGGCCAATTTCCCCGACCTTGAAAAAATTGAAAGCGAAGCTATCAGAGACATCCGGGATGTTGCAGGAAAAGAAAAATACCGTAAACTTCCGGTAACCGTCTCTTTTAGCGGTGGTAAAGATAGTCTGGTTGCACTTTCCCTTGCTATGGATGCATTATCCACAAAGAGACTGGAAGCCTTTTTTGTTAACACGGGTCTTGAATTTCCGGAAACTGAAAAATTCGTACATGATTTCTGCAACCAATATGGAATATCCCTTACAGAGGAAAAAGCAGAGGGTGCTTTCTGGGAAAATGTCGATAAGTTTGGCCCGCCAGGTAAGGATTTCAGATGGTGCTGCAAGGTCTGTAAGCTGGGCCCTGCAAATGCTGTGATGAAAAAATGCGGGCAGAAAAACGAATTATGCCTGACAATAGACGGGAAACGGAAATACGAATCATTTTCCCGTTCAAAAACGAAGGCAACCGAGATGAATCCCTTTGTTCAGGGTCAGCTTAATATTTTCCCGTTGCGCAACTGGAGGGCTTTTGAAGTCTGGTTATACATTTACTGGAAAAAACTTCCGTATAATCCTCTTTACGATATGGGTTTTGAGAGGGTTGGATGTTATCTCTGTCCATCTTCCCTTGCAAGTGAATTCAAGCGTCTGAAGGAACTTCATCCTGACCTCTACTCCCGGTGGTACAACCATCTGCTTGAATGGGCGAAATCAAAAGGTCTGTCCGACTCCTATATTGACTACGGTTTCTGGAGATGGAAAGAGCTTCCTGCGAAGATGCAGTTGCTTGCTGAAAAAATGACTATGTCCACGTCAGCAGACGAAGTGGGGAATGAATTCAGTATTGACATTGCTTCTGGTTATTCTCCGTGCAAGGATGGCAGCTATTCCATGGAACTTGCGGTTTCCGGCGTGTCGCTGCATGAAGCGGCATCTGTTTTGAAAGTTCTTGGTGATGTTGTATTTGCCGGGGAATTGGGGATTGGTCTTCTCAAGACAAAAGATGCTACTCTCAAATTCTTCCGTTCGGGAAATGTAAAAATCACCGGACGCTCAAAAAAAGATGTTGAAAAGCTATACTATAGGGCAACAAAACAACTTTTGAGAATTGCAAAATGCACAGGTTGTGGTGTTTGTATTCATGCCTGTCCTGTAGATGCGATTGCAGTCGGAAAGGATGGGAAGATCGAATTGGGAGACTCGTGTACTCATTGCGGTAAATGTACGGATTCATGTGTTGTAATCCGTTATTCAAGAGAGAGTTTTCCAGATCCCGGGAACATTTAA